One part of the Marinobacter sp. MDS2 genome encodes these proteins:
- a CDS encoding MotA/TolQ/ExbB proton channel family protein translates to MLDTLIRFFQDGGPFMYPIAVVLAIGLAITLERFVYLGSVRRRNRLAFERGILPALQKRDYSRAMKAASSSDSAIASVLGAGIARLLNNSRREDIEYAMEEGLMEVLPRLEKRTQYLATLANVATLLGLLGTIIGLIAAFTAVAAADPAQKASLLSESISVAMNTTAFGLISAIPLLLFHALLQTRTNEIVDSFEMAGVKLLNIVSEPEARNAAA, encoded by the coding sequence ATGCTTGACACCCTCATCCGATTCTTCCAGGACGGCGGTCCTTTCATGTACCCGATTGCGGTCGTATTGGCGATTGGATTGGCGATCACCCTGGAACGATTTGTCTACCTTGGTTCGGTTCGCCGCCGAAACCGCTTGGCCTTTGAACGTGGCATATTGCCGGCGTTGCAAAAACGGGATTATTCCCGGGCGATGAAGGCTGCAAGCAGTTCAGACAGCGCGATTGCGTCTGTTCTGGGTGCGGGCATTGCCCGCCTGCTGAATAACAGCCGTCGTGAAGACATTGAATACGCGATGGAAGAAGGATTGATGGAGGTGCTTCCGAGGCTGGAAAAACGAACCCAGTACCTGGCGACTCTGGCGAACGTGGCCACCTTGCTCGGTCTTCTTGGCACCATCATCGGGCTGATCGCAGCGTTTACCGCGGTCGCCGCAGCCGATCCGGCTCAAAAAGCGAGCCTCCTTTCCGAAAGTATTTCCGTTGCGATGAACACCACCGCGTTTGGCTTGATTTCTGCCATACCGCTGTTGCTGTTCCACGCGTTGCTTCAAACCCGTACCAATGAAATCGTCGATAGTTTCGAAATGGCAGGCGTCAAACTCCTGAACATTGTGTCTGAGCCAGAAGCTCGCAACGCTGCGGCGTGA
- a CDS encoding tetratricopeptide repeat protein encodes MFDYTRQTALGLLLLAATVVSGCAVTKTEPGADTAKPKSLYSPEQASALALEGKRAYERGDIDTAIQSWQSAVELNPADAITVNNLALVLKDQNRFSAAAKLLEQGVEASPETAELYYNLAVISELYLLQLEKALVHYKRYQQLSGAEDKTVTGWITDLERRLQ; translated from the coding sequence GTGTTTGACTACACGCGCCAAACAGCACTTGGCCTGCTGCTGTTGGCGGCAACTGTCGTGTCCGGGTGTGCAGTTACAAAAACCGAACCCGGCGCGGATACGGCTAAGCCCAAGTCCCTGTATTCACCCGAGCAGGCAAGTGCGCTGGCGCTGGAGGGCAAGCGGGCCTACGAACGGGGCGACATTGATACCGCTATCCAGTCCTGGCAGAGCGCAGTAGAGCTCAACCCCGCAGACGCGATAACGGTTAACAACCTGGCCCTTGTGCTCAAAGATCAAAACCGCTTTTCCGCCGCAGCGAAGCTTTTGGAACAGGGGGTAGAAGCCTCACCAGAAACCGCAGAACTGTACTACAACCTGGCGGTGATTTCCGAGTTATACCTCCTGCAGCTTGAGAAAGCGTTGGTTCACTATAAACGTTATCAGCAGTTATCGGGCGCGGAAGATAAAACCGTCACTGGCTGGATTACCGACCTTGAACGGAGGCTTCAATGA
- a CDS encoding tetratricopeptide repeat protein — protein MTMHFGYRRLLLLLVMVALGQSNVSAQESFRVELGKDGETLRDMRPVFLKFETRPLPAISPAEVARRYQKLFEDSDEPEVRIDALNRLNNIRDRSGQDIGFPEQKETEIYEDVLGSYESILSRGSFSGRLDELLYQMAKAHALTGQHPESIQRLRQLVGLYPSSELVPEARFRIAEAEFSAGRYQEAEKGYQALISAEPDSILATKARYMKGWSQFKQGMSGWERAAVTFMELLDRQLPGAEQIRKPANSNLDMVEDSFRVLALMASRLDDNQTLERWLAGRSPSPWFYLLYDRLADLHAVEGRYGRAVAVNNGFVGAFPGHGAGPDFLAQNVDFRAMAGAPAQVREAKAEFVAQYLPEDYFQELPAHHQQRWLTYGRSLGDFYYASGSADQSVGKGEDAKRSWAKAAEYYEMLAPRSGEKGELMHLAGDARLLAGQDLQALSNFRKAAYGAGYERSDEAGWAAMTMLRKAFVTLEEGRHSTEHHEALQALSLEEQRYSQTFGADERVAALRADLANRWYARGDYETALSYAKKTLEGEAPNTEQQYAAWLVIARVQQHKGEFGLAERAWRQALSLAESSSQLAVTEHQRSDIRAQLAVSIYKQGEQAASAGNSALAVAHFQRVVNVAPDSELAVNARFDAANTLLKASEWIAAINQLNRFRSDYANHRLAHQVSEKLVYAYRQSGQPLKAANELLGRASGMSDPWPQRLRAAEIYHETNHIEARNTLYREWLSIAPAPATAHEHVQQQTMRQRLIQSGATDYEVLNTLVTAESRSQWHSDETLAWAADAALKLGARAADEFVAIALQHPLEKTLVSKQAALERAQTYLLEAEAFAGDAVVTEVLFRQAELYRVLAADLMTSEVPAELNELESLQYQMLLEEEAYPLEEKAMELHTRNHQMIRSRGYDEWIRQSLDVLAAMHPGRYSRNLRWMTWTKKENDGV, from the coding sequence ATGACGATGCACTTCGGTTACAGGCGACTACTGCTGTTGTTGGTCATGGTAGCGCTAGGGCAAAGCAATGTGTCGGCGCAAGAATCTTTTCGGGTTGAACTGGGTAAGGATGGCGAAACCCTGCGCGACATGCGGCCCGTTTTTTTGAAATTCGAAACCCGCCCGTTGCCAGCAATTTCTCCTGCTGAAGTGGCGCGTCGATACCAGAAACTGTTTGAAGACTCGGACGAGCCAGAGGTGCGAATCGACGCGCTGAATCGTCTGAATAATATTCGCGACCGTTCGGGTCAGGATATTGGCTTCCCGGAGCAGAAAGAAACAGAGATCTACGAAGACGTGTTGGGCAGTTACGAAAGCATTCTGTCGCGGGGCTCCTTCTCTGGCCGATTGGACGAGTTGTTGTATCAAATGGCGAAAGCTCATGCATTGACGGGGCAGCACCCGGAATCTATCCAGCGGTTGCGGCAACTGGTTGGGCTGTACCCGTCATCAGAGTTGGTCCCGGAGGCGCGTTTCCGCATTGCTGAAGCTGAGTTCTCCGCCGGTCGGTATCAGGAAGCTGAAAAGGGGTATCAAGCGCTGATCTCGGCAGAGCCTGATTCCATACTTGCCACAAAAGCTCGTTACATGAAGGGGTGGAGTCAGTTTAAACAGGGAATGTCAGGCTGGGAGCGGGCGGCGGTTACCTTTATGGAACTGCTGGACCGACAGCTGCCCGGTGCTGAACAGATTCGAAAGCCTGCTAATTCCAATCTGGATATGGTGGAAGACAGCTTCCGCGTGCTGGCGCTGATGGCTTCCCGGTTGGATGATAACCAAACTCTGGAACGCTGGCTGGCCGGGCGGTCCCCATCACCTTGGTTCTACCTTCTGTACGATCGATTAGCAGATCTACACGCTGTTGAAGGCCGTTATGGCCGTGCCGTAGCGGTAAATAACGGCTTTGTGGGCGCGTTTCCGGGGCATGGTGCCGGCCCTGATTTCCTGGCGCAGAATGTCGATTTTCGGGCAATGGCCGGAGCACCTGCCCAAGTCCGGGAAGCTAAAGCGGAGTTCGTTGCTCAGTATCTTCCAGAAGATTATTTTCAGGAGCTGCCTGCTCACCATCAGCAACGTTGGCTGACTTATGGCCGATCGTTGGGGGATTTTTATTACGCCTCAGGTTCAGCCGATCAATCCGTCGGGAAGGGGGAAGACGCTAAGCGTTCCTGGGCCAAAGCAGCGGAATACTATGAAATGTTGGCCCCCCGTTCCGGCGAAAAAGGTGAGCTAATGCATCTGGCTGGTGATGCCAGGCTGCTGGCAGGGCAGGATTTGCAAGCCTTGTCGAATTTCCGGAAGGCCGCATACGGTGCTGGCTACGAACGGTCTGACGAAGCGGGTTGGGCAGCCATGACCATGCTTAGAAAAGCCTTTGTAACGCTAGAAGAGGGGCGCCACTCCACTGAGCATCATGAAGCTTTGCAGGCGTTAAGTTTGGAAGAGCAGAGGTATTCTCAAACCTTCGGAGCGGATGAACGTGTGGCGGCGTTGCGCGCAGACTTGGCGAACCGTTGGTATGCTCGTGGTGATTATGAAACAGCATTGAGTTATGCAAAGAAGACATTGGAGGGGGAGGCGCCAAACACCGAGCAACAATATGCCGCATGGCTCGTAATCGCCCGCGTGCAGCAGCATAAAGGTGAGTTTGGCTTGGCTGAACGAGCGTGGCGCCAGGCACTTTCGCTTGCTGAAAGTTCGAGCCAGTTGGCCGTTACGGAGCACCAGCGAAGCGACATCCGAGCGCAGTTGGCCGTGTCGATATACAAGCAGGGCGAGCAAGCAGCATCTGCGGGTAACTCTGCATTGGCCGTTGCGCATTTCCAGCGGGTGGTGAATGTGGCACCTGATTCGGAACTCGCCGTTAACGCCCGTTTTGATGCTGCGAACACCTTGTTAAAGGCTTCGGAATGGATCGCGGCTATTAATCAACTGAATCGATTCAGATCTGATTATGCAAACCATCGGTTAGCGCATCAGGTCAGTGAAAAACTGGTGTACGCCTATCGTCAATCCGGCCAACCCTTAAAGGCGGCGAACGAGCTTCTTGGCAGGGCGTCTGGAATGTCCGATCCCTGGCCTCAGCGCTTGCGGGCAGCCGAAATCTACCACGAAACCAACCACATCGAAGCCCGTAATACACTTTATCGGGAGTGGCTTTCCATTGCACCAGCGCCCGCGACAGCTCATGAGCATGTGCAGCAACAAACGATGCGACAGCGCCTGATCCAGTCTGGCGCAACCGATTACGAGGTTCTAAACACATTGGTTACCGCTGAATCGCGCAGCCAATGGCATTCGGATGAAACCCTGGCGTGGGCGGCTGATGCCGCGTTAAAGCTTGGGGCTCGTGCTGCGGATGAGTTTGTGGCTATTGCTTTACAGCACCCTTTGGAAAAAACGTTGGTTAGCAAACAAGCTGCGTTGGAGAGAGCACAGACCTACCTGCTAGAAGCTGAGGCATTTGCCGGTGACGCCGTGGTTACAGAGGTGCTGTTCAGGCAAGCAGAGCTTTATCGTGTGTTGGCCGCGGATTTAATGACCTCTGAGGTGCCGGCCGAACTCAACGAACTTGAAAGTTTGCAGTACCAGATGCTCCTGGAAGAGGAAGCGTATCCGCTTGAAGAAAAGGCGATGGAGCTGCACACCCGAAACCATCAAATGATTCGCTCACGCGGTTACGACGAATGGATCCGCCAAAGCCTGGACGTGCTGGCTGCCATGCACCCGGGGCGTTACAGCCGGAACCTGCGTTGGATGACCTGGACGAAAAAGGAGAATGACGGTGTTTGA
- a CDS encoding M48 family metallopeptidase: protein MTQLTEMVASHTHSVRAVEDELLPHTDTRVELSVVVVTPRTLVVDSLELYLDDHLVTSHRYTESDRNGLAKGQTLPLYQGNLSSGPHQLKTVVNARADNNRFVRREFLHSFVKRSVIKKLHIALSAKAPEFEPGALFSEREADPVSSNASGVSDNSGPQGNAERVHRERRERNMFELAEQERIKGRTDAAGRYLAKMDEGYWAALGYLNLANDFARDDLNFTRALVSLRVAMAMAAKDNNDTRGTNLLNQLHLRAGYLALKSDDYDKAINLLEKVRLDSYYAPQALYLHGLALANKGNHRGAMQSWHRAKKFPMAFPGVTDAWIGMGRGFDMAGYPGQAGESWLAANAAYQGERVTLSALAEQIGQHGAYKALVEDARNTGPQWFLADSRTLTQPRMAYLLTFLEQANAQNAVRNVARYDEMTAQLNRNAHDLSVFIVALTQLVDAGASATSIKKLLSDSQRLKQQIDGLQTQVNAGRARAARALDMLALDFVDQQYRLMGHALDKTEQQIAHLYEYLALETLGEEAQ from the coding sequence GACGAGTTGCTGCCGCATACGGATACCCGTGTGGAGTTGAGTGTTGTCGTGGTAACGCCAAGAACTCTGGTTGTTGATTCTCTGGAGCTCTATCTCGACGACCACCTTGTCACATCACACCGCTACACCGAGTCTGATCGCAATGGCTTGGCCAAGGGGCAAACACTGCCGCTATACCAAGGAAACCTGTCCAGCGGGCCTCATCAACTCAAAACCGTGGTGAATGCTCGTGCCGATAATAATCGATTCGTGCGCCGTGAATTTCTGCATTCATTTGTTAAGCGCTCGGTGATTAAAAAATTACACATAGCACTGAGTGCCAAGGCACCCGAGTTCGAGCCTGGCGCGCTTTTCTCAGAACGAGAAGCAGATCCTGTTTCATCGAATGCATCCGGCGTATCCGACAATTCCGGGCCGCAAGGCAACGCCGAACGCGTTCATCGTGAACGCCGTGAACGGAACATGTTTGAATTGGCTGAGCAGGAACGGATCAAAGGCCGGACTGATGCAGCCGGACGCTATCTCGCAAAAATGGACGAGGGCTATTGGGCAGCATTGGGGTATCTCAATCTTGCTAATGACTTTGCCCGAGACGACTTGAACTTCACCAGGGCGCTTGTATCGTTGCGAGTCGCAATGGCGATGGCTGCCAAAGATAACAACGACACCCGCGGTACCAACCTCCTTAATCAGTTGCATCTTCGCGCAGGATACCTTGCCCTCAAGAGCGACGACTACGACAAAGCCATTAATCTACTCGAAAAAGTGCGGCTGGATAGTTACTACGCGCCTCAGGCGCTGTATCTCCACGGTCTGGCACTGGCGAACAAAGGGAATCACCGTGGCGCTATGCAGAGCTGGCACCGCGCGAAGAAATTCCCGATGGCCTTTCCCGGAGTGACAGATGCCTGGATAGGAATGGGGCGGGGCTTCGATATGGCGGGGTATCCCGGGCAGGCCGGTGAATCCTGGCTTGCGGCCAACGCAGCTTATCAGGGCGAACGAGTCACATTGAGTGCGCTGGCTGAACAGATTGGGCAACACGGCGCCTACAAGGCGCTGGTTGAAGATGCCCGAAATACCGGGCCGCAATGGTTTCTGGCTGATAGCCGGACGTTAACTCAGCCGCGGATGGCGTATTTGCTGACCTTCCTTGAGCAGGCAAATGCGCAGAATGCGGTCAGGAACGTGGCACGTTATGACGAGATGACGGCCCAGTTGAACCGCAATGCTCATGATCTGTCTGTGTTCATCGTCGCGTTAACCCAATTGGTGGATGCCGGCGCTTCTGCCACGTCGATAAAGAAACTGCTTTCTGATTCGCAGCGGTTAAAACAGCAAATCGATGGATTACAAACCCAAGTCAATGCGGGGCGAGCCCGCGCCGCACGAGCGTTGGATATGCTGGCACTGGACTTTGTTGATCAACAATACCGGTTGATGGGGCATGCTCTGGATAAAACCGAGCAGCAAATTGCGCACCTCTATGAATACCTGGCTCTAGAAACGCTAGGGGAGGAGGCCCAATGA